The proteins below are encoded in one region of Corynebacterium sphenisci DSM 44792:
- the gltX gene encoding glutamate--tRNA ligase, translated as MSDVRVRFCPSPTGTPHVGLIRTALFNWAYARHTGGTLVFRIEDTDAARDTEESYRAIIDALTWLGLDWDEGIDVGGPHGPYRQSERGGIYREVIDKLLAAGEAYEDFSTREEVAERRRARGEDPQLGYDNHDRDLTEEQKAAFRAEGREPVIRLRMPDTAIAFDDLVRGRVEFAAGSVPDFVIARSNGKPLYTLVNPVDDALMEITHVLRGEDLLSSTPRQIALYQALQRIGVAERVPEFAHLPFVMGEGNRKLSKRDPESDLFIHRENGFIPEGLLNYLALLGWSISADHDVFDLEEMVAAFDVRDVNANPARFDQKKADAINAEHIRRLDPEDFTARLRSYLEATHDFPLDFPAKDFRMAAELVQTRIKTLGDAWPLLRFLVVDEDGFTLDERSARRNLKEAAAPVLDAAIAAVEGIGEGSFDTAAIEAALTRALVEDLGEKPRKAFGPVRVAVTGAQVSPPLFESMELLGRERCLRRLRAAREATPWTAPAEG; from the coding sequence ATGTCTGACGTACGCGTACGCTTCTGCCCCTCGCCCACCGGCACCCCGCATGTCGGGCTCATCCGCACGGCGCTGTTCAACTGGGCCTACGCCCGGCACACCGGCGGGACGCTGGTGTTCCGGATCGAGGACACCGACGCCGCCCGGGACACCGAGGAGTCCTACCGGGCGATCATCGACGCCCTGACCTGGCTCGGCCTGGACTGGGACGAGGGCATCGACGTCGGCGGCCCGCACGGGCCCTACCGGCAGTCCGAGCGCGGCGGGATCTACCGGGAGGTCATCGACAAGCTGCTCGCCGCCGGGGAGGCCTACGAGGACTTCTCCACCCGCGAGGAGGTCGCCGAGCGCCGCCGCGCCCGCGGCGAGGACCCGCAGCTGGGCTACGACAACCACGACCGGGACCTCACCGAGGAGCAGAAGGCCGCCTTCCGCGCCGAGGGCCGCGAGCCGGTGATCCGGCTGCGCATGCCGGACACCGCCATCGCCTTCGACGACCTGGTGCGCGGCCGGGTGGAGTTCGCCGCCGGCTCGGTGCCGGACTTCGTCATCGCCCGCTCCAACGGCAAGCCCCTCTACACCCTGGTCAACCCGGTCGATGACGCGCTGATGGAGATCACCCACGTGCTGCGCGGCGAGGACCTGCTCTCCTCCACCCCCCGCCAGATCGCGCTCTACCAGGCGCTGCAGCGGATCGGCGTCGCCGAGCGGGTGCCGGAGTTCGCGCATCTGCCCTTCGTGATGGGCGAGGGCAACCGGAAGCTGTCCAAGCGCGATCCCGAGTCGGATCTGTTCATCCACCGGGAGAACGGCTTCATCCCGGAGGGGCTGCTGAACTACCTGGCGCTGCTGGGCTGGTCCATCTCCGCCGACCACGACGTGTTCGATCTCGAGGAGATGGTCGCCGCCTTCGACGTGCGCGACGTCAACGCCAATCCGGCCCGCTTCGACCAGAAGAAGGCCGATGCGATCAACGCCGAGCACATCCGGCGGCTGGACCCGGAGGACTTCACCGCCCGGCTGCGCAGCTACCTGGAGGCCACCCACGATTTCCCGCTGGACTTCCCGGCGAAGGACTTCCGGATGGCCGCCGAGCTGGTGCAGACCCGGATCAAGACCCTCGGCGACGCCTGGCCGCTGCTGCGCTTCCTGGTCGTCGACGAGGACGGGTTCACCCTCGACGAGCGCTCCGCCCGGCGCAATCTCAAGGAGGCCGCCGCCCCGGTGCTCGACGCCGCGATCGCCGCGGTGGAGGGTATCGGGGAGGGCTCCTTCGACACCGCCGCCATCGAGGCCGCGCTGACGCGGGCCCTGGTGGAGGATCTGGGGGAGAAGCCGCGCAAGGCCTTCGGCCCGGTGCGGGTGGCGGTCACCGGCGCCCAGGTCTCCCCGCCGCTGTTCGAGTCCATGGAGCTGCTCGGCCGGGAGCGCTGCCTGCGCCGGCTGCGCGCCGCCCGCGAGGCCACCCCCTGGACCGCCCCGGCGGAGGGCTGA
- a CDS encoding methyltransferase, which produces MAESLTEWGDAAAAYDLSYAGMCAGAIPAVLAHARAGVLADVGCGTGRLARAAAAAGHRVLACDPSPSMAAAARARLAGRPAQVHRAGLPELAGFTDHGAPVAADTVVCAFVLQQLPDPAAAMAALAALARPDAAVITLTWPTGYLPHRHVVLDLLDELGADPLPAAAASPLRPSPEGLAELAAGAGLEMVRAAEERWTWSTDWPSFRTGLRAGIAHTGARFLAQGPGLRAEVERRLPAALAAYGPPEALRIPCRAALCVARRPG; this is translated from the coding sequence ATGGCCGAATCGCTCACCGAATGGGGCGACGCCGCCGCGGCCTACGACCTCAGCTACGCGGGGATGTGCGCCGGGGCGATCCCGGCGGTGCTGGCGCACGCCCGCGCCGGGGTGCTCGCCGACGTCGGCTGCGGCACCGGGCGGCTGGCCCGGGCCGCCGCCGCGGCCGGCCACCGGGTGCTGGCCTGCGACCCCTCCCCCTCCATGGCGGCCGCCGCCCGGGCGCGCCTGGCCGGCCGGCCCGCGCAGGTGCACCGGGCGGGGCTGCCGGAGCTGGCCGGGTTCACCGACCACGGCGCGCCGGTGGCCGCGGACACCGTGGTATGCGCCTTCGTGCTGCAGCAGCTGCCCGACCCGGCCGCGGCGATGGCCGCCCTGGCCGCGCTGGCGCGCCCCGACGCGGCGGTGATCACCCTCACCTGGCCCACCGGCTACCTCCCGCACCGGCACGTGGTGCTGGATCTGCTCGACGAGCTCGGCGCCGACCCGCTGCCGGCCGCGGCGGCGAGCCCCCTGCGCCCCTCCCCGGAGGGGCTGGCGGAGCTGGCCGCCGGCGCCGGGCTGGAGATGGTCCGCGCCGCGGAGGAGCGCTGGACCTGGTCCACCGACTGGCCGAGCTTCCGCACCGGGCTGCGCGCCGGGATCGCGCACACCGGGGCGCGCTTCCTCGCCCAGGGCCCCGGCCTGCGCGCCGAGGTGGAGCGGCGGCTGCCCGCCGCCCTCGCCGCCTACGGCCCGCCGGAGGCGCTGCGGATCCCCTGCCGGGCGGCGCTGTGCGTGGCCCGGCGGCCCGGCTAA
- the nrdF gene encoding class 1b ribonucleoside-diphosphate reductase subunit beta has translation MTHAHITPPQWWPGETRPLHPVNWNRLQDDKDPEIWQRLTANFWLPEKVPLSNDLPQWRLLEERERELTVRIFTGLTLLDTVQATVGEVAQIPDARTEHEQAVYANIAFMQAVHARSYSSVFSTMCSTAEIDAAYAWATANPVLQERATAVMAHYRGDDPLKRKAAATLLSSLLLYAGFYLPLRFSSRGVMMNTADMIRLILRDKAVHGYYSGYKFQRGLDAHPERRAELEEFTHGLIERLLELELAYSSELYEGFHMIDGVMAFVHYNADKALMNLGYRPRYEKEAAGVEPEILAALAPDAAETHDFFSGSGSSYVIGRAESTENSDWDF, from the coding sequence ATGACCCACGCCCACATCACGCCCCCGCAGTGGTGGCCCGGGGAGACCCGGCCGCTGCACCCGGTGAACTGGAACCGGCTGCAGGACGACAAGGACCCGGAGATCTGGCAGCGGCTCACCGCCAACTTCTGGCTGCCGGAGAAGGTGCCGCTGTCCAATGACCTGCCCCAGTGGCGGCTGCTGGAGGAGCGCGAACGGGAGCTCACCGTGCGCATCTTCACCGGGCTGACCCTGCTGGACACGGTGCAGGCCACCGTGGGCGAGGTCGCCCAGATCCCGGATGCGCGCACCGAGCACGAGCAGGCCGTCTACGCCAACATCGCCTTCATGCAGGCGGTGCACGCGCGCAGCTACTCCTCGGTGTTCTCCACCATGTGCTCCACCGCGGAAATAGACGCCGCCTACGCCTGGGCCACCGCCAACCCGGTGCTGCAGGAGCGGGCCACCGCGGTGATGGCGCACTACCGCGGCGATGACCCGCTCAAGCGCAAGGCCGCCGCCACCCTGCTGTCCTCGCTGCTGCTCTACGCCGGGTTCTACCTGCCGCTGCGCTTCTCCTCCCGCGGGGTGATGATGAACACCGCGGACATGATCCGGCTGATCCTGCGGGACAAGGCGGTGCACGGCTACTACTCCGGCTACAAGTTCCAGCGCGGCCTGGACGCCCACCCGGAGCGCCGCGCGGAGCTGGAGGAGTTCACCCACGGGCTCATCGAGCGCCTCCTGGAGCTGGAGCTGGCCTACTCCAGCGAGCTCTACGAGGGCTTCCACATGATCGACGGGGTGATGGCCTTCGTGCACTACAACGCGGACAAGGCGCTGATGAACCTGGGCTACCGGCCGCGCTACGAGAAGGAGGCCGCCGGCGTGGAGCCGGAGATCCTCGCCGCGCTGGCCCCGGATGCCGCGGAGACCCACGACTTCTTCTCCGGCTCCGGCTCCTCCTACGTGATCGGCCGGGCCGAGTCCACGGAGAACTCCGACTGGGACTTCTAG
- the nrdI gene encoding class Ib ribonucleoside-diphosphate reductase assembly flavoprotein NrdI encodes MALLVYFSSVSENTRRFVDKLGLPARRIPLRPSEPRLVVDEPYVLLTPTYGGGAPRGAVPKQVIRFLNDERNRALIRGVITSGNTNFGEAFCLAGPIIAAKCGVPELYRFELLGTGADVAAVRAGLAGFWARGGRLPEPGEPGADPAAAPGAAAGAR; translated from the coding sequence ATGGCACTGCTCGTGTACTTCTCCTCGGTCTCCGAGAACACCCGCCGCTTCGTCGACAAGCTCGGCCTGCCGGCGCGGCGGATCCCGCTGCGGCCCTCGGAGCCCCGGCTCGTCGTCGACGAGCCCTACGTCCTGCTCACCCCCACCTACGGCGGCGGCGCCCCCCGCGGCGCCGTGCCCAAGCAGGTGATCCGCTTCCTCAACGACGAGCGCAACCGCGCGCTCATCCGCGGCGTGATCACCTCCGGCAACACCAACTTCGGCGAGGCCTTCTGCCTGGCCGGGCCGATCATCGCCGCCAAATGCGGGGTCCCGGAGCTCTACCGCTTCGAGCTGCTCGGCACCGGGGCCGACGTCGCCGCGGTGCGCGCCGGCCTGGCGGGCTTCTGGGCCCGCGGCGGCCGGCTGCCCGAACCCGGCGAACCCGGCGCGGACCCCGCCGCCGCGCCCGGGGCCGCCGCCGGCGCCCGCTGA
- a CDS encoding pyridoxamine 5'-phosphate oxidase family protein has protein sequence MAAIDDAMREMLAAQLPILATVTDGTTPNIGPKRSLRAFDDSTLIYNENTGGRHLANIEAGSKVAVAVIDWDTLDGYRFLGHAEAVQSGPAWEDCLAFAQDNGMGEPKRAVLIHIDEIYSLRSGAKAGTRVDGAR, from the coding sequence ATGGCCGCCATCGACGACGCGATGCGGGAGATGCTCGCCGCGCAGCTGCCCATCCTGGCCACGGTCACCGACGGCACCACCCCCAACATCGGGCCCAAGCGCTCGCTGCGGGCGTTCGACGACAGCACGCTCATCTACAACGAGAACACCGGGGGCCGGCACCTGGCCAACATCGAGGCCGGCTCCAAGGTCGCGGTCGCCGTCATCGACTGGGACACGCTCGACGGGTACCGCTTCCTCGGCCACGCCGAGGCGGTGCAGTCCGGCCCGGCCTGGGAGGACTGCCTGGCCTTCGCCCAGGACAACGGGATGGGCGAGCCGAAGCGGGCGGTGCTCATCCACATCGACGAGATCTACTCGCTGCGCTCCGGCGCCAAGGCCGGCACGCGGGTGGACGGGGCCCGGTGA
- a CDS encoding flavin reductase family protein, whose translation MTPAPDPGEGQRLFFRGTASGVWVVTTRDAAGAPVGFTASSVASVALDPATCTLSLQEGSSSWPAVAHRRRLVVHALGADAAGLAARFATSGIDRFAGVGHTRDDAGLPVLPEAAGVIGRLHVDVAEILAVGGSRLLICHTRRAWAADAAAAPLVHHGRAYWRLAPAGGSAT comes from the coding sequence GTGACCCCCGCCCCGGACCCGGGGGAGGGGCAGCGGCTGTTCTTCCGGGGCACCGCCTCCGGGGTGTGGGTGGTCACCACCCGCGATGCCGCGGGCGCGCCGGTGGGCTTCACCGCCTCCTCGGTGGCCTCGGTGGCCCTGGACCCGGCCACCTGCACCCTGTCCCTGCAGGAGGGCTCCTCCTCCTGGCCGGCGGTGGCGCACCGCCGGCGGCTGGTGGTGCACGCCCTCGGCGCGGACGCCGCCGGCCTGGCCGCCCGCTTCGCCACCTCCGGCATCGACCGCTTCGCCGGGGTGGGCCACACCCGCGATGACGCGGGGCTGCCGGTGCTGCCGGAGGCGGCCGGGGTGATCGGCCGGCTGCACGTCGACGTCGCGGAGATCCTCGCCGTCGGCGGCTCCCGGCTGCTCATCTGCCACACCCGGCGCGCCTGGGCCGCGGACGCGGCCGCCGCGCCGCTGGTGCACCACGGCCGCGCCTACTGGCGGCTGGCCCCCGCCGGCGGGTCGGCGACGTAG
- a CDS encoding metal-dependent transcriptional regulator, which produces MEMKDLSDSAQNYLKALWTLSEWSGEPVAPSKVAAHLDLRPSSVSDQIRRLREQGLVEHAPYGAVGLTERGRSIALQMVRRHRLIETFLADTLGYTWDEVHEDADRLEHAVSDRMLARLDELLGHPTRDPHGDPIPAPDGTVPDSGDGGLDAARAGALVEVTRVRDADSALLRHLSDSGVTPGARFTVSDAGASAGVLLLRPADGAGAAIPVSRDVAALIRVAYVADPPAGASRQ; this is translated from the coding sequence ATGGAGATGAAGGATCTGAGCGACAGCGCCCAGAACTACCTCAAGGCGCTGTGGACCCTGTCCGAATGGTCGGGGGAGCCGGTGGCCCCGTCGAAGGTGGCCGCGCACCTGGATCTGCGCCCCTCCTCGGTGTCGGATCAGATCCGGCGGCTGCGCGAGCAGGGCCTGGTCGAGCACGCCCCCTACGGGGCGGTGGGCCTCACCGAGCGGGGCCGGTCGATCGCGCTGCAGATGGTGCGCCGGCACCGGCTCATCGAGACCTTCCTGGCGGACACCCTCGGCTACACCTGGGATGAGGTGCACGAGGACGCCGACCGGCTGGAGCACGCGGTCTCCGACCGGATGCTGGCCCGGCTCGACGAACTGCTCGGCCACCCCACCCGGGATCCGCACGGCGACCCGATCCCGGCCCCCGACGGCACCGTGCCCGATTCCGGCGACGGCGGCCTGGACGCGGCCCGGGCCGGGGCCCTGGTGGAGGTCACCCGGGTGCGCGACGCCGATTCGGCGCTGCTGCGCCATCTCAGCGATTCCGGGGTCACCCCCGGGGCCCGGTTCACCGTCTCCGATGCCGGGGCCTCGGCGGGGGTGCTGCTGCTGCGCCCGGCGGACGGCGCCGGCGCGGCGATCCCGGTGAGCCGGGACGTCGCCGCGCTGATCCGGGTCGCCTACGTCGCCGACCCGCCGGCGGGGGCCAGCCGCCAGTAG
- a CDS encoding MFS transporter: MTGPGPVPRRERIAAAGGYRHLALALSTLAATGSTTVHMGVPLLIPALVDSGLPLATAGLIGAMPAAGIVLTLIAWGWFVDRFGERAAMSLGLAATAAATAAAAAVAGSGTAALAGALLLAGCGAASVNSASGRVVSGWYPPARRGTAMGVRQMAQPLGAALSAAALPALAAAHGIGGALAAAAGLCALLAAACLVGIVDPPRPAAGSAGHAAARANPYRGSGARVPYLVRIHLSSAMLSWPQSMMGSMFLVWLLARGFSGAAAAAVVISAQLAGAASRALMGLISDRVRSRLRPYRAVAAATLGLAAAAAALDAAGAGAAAAAVLGLLAVSAVSPNGLALTAVAEYCGPLWSGRGMGAQNTFQNVVYAATPPLAGLVVAAAGFPALFALTAAFPAAALLISPRSDERGRATLR; encoded by the coding sequence GTGACGGGGCCGGGCCCCGTCCCCCGCCGGGAGCGGATCGCCGCCGCCGGCGGCTACCGGCACCTCGCCCTGGCGCTGTCCACCCTCGCCGCCACCGGCTCCACCACGGTGCACATGGGGGTGCCCCTGCTCATCCCCGCCCTGGTCGACTCCGGGCTGCCGCTGGCCACCGCCGGCCTGATCGGGGCGATGCCGGCGGCCGGGATCGTGCTCACCCTGATCGCCTGGGGCTGGTTCGTGGACCGCTTCGGCGAACGCGCCGCGATGAGCCTGGGCCTGGCCGCCACCGCGGCGGCCACCGCCGCGGCCGCGGCGGTGGCCGGCTCCGGCACCGCCGCCCTGGCCGGGGCGCTGCTGCTCGCCGGCTGCGGGGCGGCCAGCGTCAACTCCGCCTCCGGCCGGGTGGTCTCCGGCTGGTACCCGCCGGCGCGCCGGGGCACCGCGATGGGGGTGCGCCAGATGGCGCAGCCGCTGGGCGCGGCGCTGTCCGCCGCGGCGCTGCCGGCGCTGGCCGCCGCGCACGGCATCGGCGGCGCGCTGGCCGCCGCGGCGGGGCTGTGCGCCCTGCTCGCGGCGGCCTGCCTGGTCGGCATCGTGGATCCGCCGCGGCCGGCCGCGGGCAGCGCCGGGCACGCCGCGGCGCGGGCGAACCCGTACCGGGGCTCCGGGGCGCGGGTGCCCTACCTGGTGCGGATCCACCTGTCCTCGGCGATGCTGTCCTGGCCGCAGTCCATGATGGGCTCGATGTTCCTGGTCTGGCTGCTCGCCCGGGGCTTCTCCGGGGCCGCCGCCGCGGCCGTGGTGATCTCCGCGCAGCTGGCGGGGGCGGCCTCCCGGGCGCTGATGGGCCTGATCTCGGACCGGGTGCGCTCCCGGCTGCGGCCCTACCGGGCGGTGGCCGCGGCCACCCTGGGCCTGGCCGCGGCGGCCGCGGCCCTCGACGCCGCCGGCGCCGGGGCGGCCGCGGCGGCGGTGCTGGGCCTGCTCGCGGTCTCCGCGGTCTCGCCCAACGGGCTGGCCCTCACCGCGGTCGCCGAATACTGCGGGCCGCTGTGGTCGGGCCGCGGGATGGGCGCCCAGAACACCTTCCAGAACGTGGTCTACGCGGCCACCCCGCCGCTGGCCGGGCTGGTCGTCGCCGCCGCCGGGTTCCCGGCGCTGTTCGCCCTCACCGCCGCCTTCCCGGCGGCCGCGTTGCTCATCTCCCCCCGCTCCGACGAGCGCGGACGCGCCACGCTGCGCTGA
- a CDS encoding IclR family transcriptional regulator — MGQTSTAAGGPVRGDARGEAPASGIKVLDRSVLILTTVADGPCTLTELCERTGLPRATAHRLATALEVHRLVTRTADGRWTSGPGLADLTPVTSDLLTDAAAHVLPRLMELTGESVQIYRLTGDTRTCIASMEPPTGLRNTVPVGSRMPLTAGSAGRVMLAFGPEGLAERFLPEAEFSRADLAATREAGWAESIGERDPALASVSAPVRNAAGEMEAVLSISGPVERLTPSPYAAWGREVLDSAELMGRRL, encoded by the coding sequence ATGGGACAGACTAGCACAGCCGCCGGCGGTCCGGTACGCGGGGACGCCCGCGGCGAGGCCCCGGCCAGCGGCATCAAGGTACTCGACCGGTCGGTGCTGATCCTCACCACGGTGGCCGACGGGCCGTGCACCCTCACCGAGCTGTGCGAGCGCACCGGGCTGCCCCGGGCCACCGCGCACCGCCTGGCCACCGCCCTGGAGGTGCACCGCCTGGTCACCCGCACCGCCGACGGCCGGTGGACCTCCGGGCCCGGCCTGGCCGATCTCACCCCGGTGACCTCGGACCTGCTCACCGACGCCGCCGCGCACGTGCTGCCCCGGCTGATGGAGCTCACCGGCGAATCGGTGCAGATCTACCGGCTCACCGGGGACACGCGCACCTGCATCGCCTCCATGGAGCCGCCCACCGGGCTGCGCAACACGGTGCCGGTGGGCTCCCGGATGCCGCTGACCGCCGGCTCCGCCGGCCGGGTGATGCTCGCCTTCGGCCCGGAGGGCCTGGCCGAGCGCTTCCTGCCGGAGGCGGAGTTCAGCCGCGCCGACCTGGCGGCGACCCGGGAGGCCGGCTGGGCGGAGTCCATCGGCGAACGCGACCCCGCCCTGGCCAGCGTCAGCGCCCCGGTGCGCAACGCCGCCGGGGAGATGGAGGCGGTGCTGTCCATCTCCGGACCCGTGGAGCGGCTCACCCCCTCCCCCTACGCCGCCTGGGGACGGGAGGTGCTCGACTCCGCGGAACTGATGGGTCGCCGCCTGTGA
- the leuC gene encoding 3-isopropylmalate dehydratase large subunit yields the protein MSSAADTGPKTLAEKVWRDHVVVPGGDGEPDLIYIDLHLCHEVTSPQAFDGLRLAGRKVRRTDLTIATEDHNVPTDVSGGRINLITELTSRTQIATLRKNAEDFGVRIHPMGDIEQGIVHVVGPQLGLTQPGTTVVCGDSHTATHGAFGAMAFGIGTSEVEHVLATQTLSLKPFKTMAINVSGTLRPGVTSKDLILKIISKIGTGGGQGHVIEYRGEAIEKLSMEARMTICNMSIEAGARAGMIAPDETTFAYLKGRPHAPKGEDWDRAVEYWRSLVTDEDAEFDTVVEIDGDALTPFVTWGTNPGQGVHLDDCVPDPECFSDESERIAAQRALEYMDLEPGTPMREIPVDVVFCGSCTNGRIEDMRAIAEVMRGRRVAEGVRMLVVPGSSRVQKQAEAEGLDQILIRAGAEWRNPGCSMCLGMNPDQLSPGQRCASTSNRNFEGRQGKGGRTHLVSPPVAAATAVLGRLGTPDELDPVADAMPAAPRAASA from the coding sequence ATGAGCAGCGCTGCGGACACGGGACCGAAGACCCTGGCGGAGAAGGTGTGGCGCGACCACGTCGTCGTGCCCGGGGGCGACGGTGAGCCGGATCTCATCTACATCGACCTCCACCTCTGCCATGAGGTGACCTCCCCGCAGGCCTTCGACGGGCTCCGCCTGGCCGGCCGCAAGGTGCGCCGCACCGATCTCACCATCGCCACCGAGGACCATAACGTGCCCACCGACGTCTCCGGCGGGCGGATCAACCTGATCACCGAGCTGACCTCGCGCACCCAGATCGCCACCCTGCGCAAGAACGCCGAGGACTTCGGGGTGCGGATCCACCCGATGGGCGACATCGAGCAGGGCATCGTGCACGTGGTCGGCCCCCAGCTGGGCCTGACCCAGCCGGGCACCACCGTGGTCTGCGGCGATTCGCACACCGCCACCCACGGCGCCTTCGGCGCCATGGCCTTCGGCATCGGCACCTCCGAGGTGGAGCATGTGCTGGCCACCCAGACGCTGTCCCTGAAGCCCTTCAAGACCATGGCGATCAACGTCTCCGGCACCCTGCGGCCCGGGGTCACCTCCAAGGACCTGATCCTGAAGATCATCTCCAAGATCGGCACCGGCGGCGGCCAGGGCCACGTCATCGAGTACCGCGGCGAGGCCATCGAGAAGCTGTCGATGGAGGCGCGGATGACCATCTGCAACATGTCCATCGAAGCCGGCGCCCGCGCCGGCATGATCGCCCCGGACGAGACCACCTTCGCCTACCTCAAGGGCCGCCCGCACGCGCCCAAGGGCGAGGACTGGGACCGGGCGGTGGAGTACTGGCGCTCCCTGGTCACCGACGAGGACGCCGAGTTCGACACCGTGGTGGAGATCGACGGCGATGCGCTGACCCCCTTCGTCACCTGGGGTACCAACCCCGGCCAGGGCGTGCACCTGGACGATTGCGTCCCGGACCCGGAGTGCTTCTCCGACGAATCCGAGCGGATCGCCGCCCAGCGCGCCCTGGAGTACATGGACCTGGAGCCGGGCACCCCGATGCGGGAGATCCCGGTCGACGTGGTGTTCTGCGGCTCCTGCACCAACGGCCGGATCGAGGACATGCGCGCCATCGCCGAGGTGATGCGCGGCCGCCGGGTCGCCGAGGGGGTGCGCATGCTGGTGGTGCCCGGCTCCTCCCGGGTGCAGAAGCAGGCCGAGGCCGAGGGCCTGGACCAGATCCTGATCCGGGCCGGCGCGGAATGGCGCAACCCCGGCTGCTCCATGTGCCTGGGCATGAACCCGGACCAGCTCTCCCCGGGGCAGCGCTGCGCCTCCACCTCGAACCGCAACTTCGAGGGCCGCCAGGGCAAGGGCGGGCGCACCCACCTGGTCTCCCCGCCGGTGGCCGCCGCCACCGCGGTGCTCGGCCGGCTGGGCACCCCCGATGAGCTGGACCCGGTCGCCGACGCGATGCCCGCGGCCCCGCGCGCCGCCTCCGCCTGA
- the leuD gene encoding 3-isopropylmalate dehydratase small subunit, whose translation MEKFITHTGVGVPLRRSNVDTDQIIPAVYLKRVTRTGFEDGLFNNWRTNEEDFVLNRPAYANGSVLVAGPDFGTGSSREHAVWALMDYGFTTVFSSRFADIFRGNSGKAGLLAAQMEQGDIELLWKLLEEEPGRTITVDLEHRTAACGDVVLPFQVDDSIRWRLMEGLDDISLTLRNEEAIRRFEENRPSHKPRTQQL comes from the coding sequence ATGGAGAAGTTCATCACCCACACCGGCGTCGGCGTGCCACTGCGCCGCTCCAACGTGGACACCGACCAGATCATCCCCGCCGTCTACCTCAAGCGCGTCACCCGCACCGGCTTCGAGGACGGCCTGTTCAACAACTGGCGCACCAACGAGGAGGACTTCGTCCTCAACCGGCCCGCCTACGCCAATGGCTCGGTGCTCGTCGCCGGCCCCGACTTCGGCACCGGCTCCTCCCGCGAGCACGCGGTGTGGGCGCTGATGGACTACGGCTTCACGACCGTGTTCAGCTCCCGCTTCGCCGATATCTTCCGCGGCAACTCCGGCAAGGCCGGGCTGCTCGCCGCGCAGATGGAGCAGGGCGACATCGAGCTGCTGTGGAAGCTGCTCGAGGAGGAGCCCGGCCGCACCATCACCGTGGACCTGGAGCACCGCACCGCCGCCTGCGGGGACGTGGTGCTGCCCTTCCAGGTCGACGACTCCATCCGCTGGCGGCTGATGGAGGGCCTCGACGACATCTCGCTGACCCTGCGCAACGAGGAGGCGATCCGCCGCTTCGAGGAGAACCGGCCCAGCCACAAGCCGCGCACCCAGCAGCTCTGA
- a CDS encoding NUDIX hydrolase, with amino-acid sequence MHENDKDLDNVSDLTGRRREIPVKPAAGVAKPTYAAGAVLWRGDPADPEVAVIHRPGYDDWSLAKGKLDPGESLPATAAREILEETGYRVRLGKLLGRVEYPVGGRTKLVWYWTGEVTGGEFAPNAEVDELRWTTPGQARRLLSYELDRGVLDKAVKRLAAEPDTRVIYVRHGRAHSRKNWAAHDSRRPLDKKGRRQAELLVPALLPFGPERVFSAEPDRCRATVAPLAAELGVEVAVDPLLGDAGWLGSMVDAQRAFADVVARGGVSVVCGQGLVIPDMVAWLSARGTLPLAADDVPAKKGSAWVLGFRDGVLTTADYYASALPVK; translated from the coding sequence ATGCACGAGAACGACAAGGACCTGGACAACGTCTCCGACCTCACCGGCCGGCGCCGGGAGATCCCGGTCAAGCCCGCCGCCGGGGTGGCCAAGCCCACCTACGCCGCCGGGGCGGTGCTCTGGCGCGGCGACCCCGCCGATCCGGAGGTGGCGGTGATCCACCGGCCCGGCTACGACGACTGGTCCCTGGCCAAGGGCAAGCTGGACCCGGGCGAATCGCTGCCGGCGACCGCGGCCCGGGAGATCCTGGAGGAGACCGGCTACCGGGTGCGCCTGGGCAAGCTGCTCGGCCGGGTGGAGTACCCGGTCGGCGGGCGCACCAAGCTGGTCTGGTACTGGACCGGGGAGGTCACCGGCGGCGAGTTCGCGCCCAACGCGGAGGTCGACGAGCTGCGCTGGACCACCCCGGGGCAGGCCCGCCGGCTGCTCAGCTACGAACTGGACCGGGGGGTGCTGGACAAGGCGGTCAAGCGCCTGGCCGCGGAACCGGACACCCGGGTGATCTACGTCCGGCACGGCCGGGCGCATTCCCGGAAGAACTGGGCGGCGCACGATTCCCGCCGGCCGCTGGACAAGAAGGGCCGCCGGCAGGCGGAGCTGCTGGTGCCGGCGCTGCTGCCCTTCGGCCCGGAACGGGTGTTCTCCGCGGAGCCGGACCGGTGCCGGGCCACGGTGGCCCCGCTGGCCGCCGAGCTGGGCGTCGAGGTGGCGGTGGATCCACTCCTCGGCGACGCCGGCTGGCTGGGCTCCATGGTGGACGCGCAGCGCGCCTTCGCCGATGTGGTGGCCCGCGGCGGGGTGAGCGTGGTCTGCGGGCAGGGCCTCGTCATCCCGGACATGGTCGCCTGGCTCTCCGCCCGGGGCACGCTGCCGCTGGCCGCCGATGACGTGCCCGCGAAGAAGGGCTCGGCCTGGGTGCTGGGCTTCCGCGACGGGGTGCTCACCACCGCCGACTACTACGCCTCCGCGCTGCCGGTGAAGTAG